From the Cupriavidus necator N-1 genome, one window contains:
- a CDS encoding LysR family transcriptional regulator translates to MDWTQRLRLRNLQMLLSLAETGNMSQSAAMLNTTQPGLSKWLKDLEDDIGLPLFERQARGLRPTPYGESLIEHARRIEAQLDTARDDLQAMRDGGSGIVVVGTSGASSADTVPLAALHLLQQMPRASVRLVETTMDRLMSQLAHSELDIVVGRSAPELQDAHMRTESLYMEPIHFVARPRHPLLQGAGIGWDDLYRHRWVVWPRGTPIRNALEGALASAERALPADCVESNSTVLNLTLLNNSDMIGLASHRTARRLEELGALRIVPLRLAGFGSVSMYWRDDAQSRAAVMAMLDCLRRAAGAPQD, encoded by the coding sequence ATGGACTGGACCCAGAGATTGCGGCTGCGCAACCTGCAGATGCTGCTGAGCCTGGCCGAGACCGGCAATATGAGCCAGTCGGCGGCCATGCTGAACACGACCCAGCCGGGCCTTTCCAAATGGCTGAAGGACCTGGAGGACGATATCGGGCTGCCACTGTTCGAGCGCCAGGCGCGCGGGCTACGGCCCACGCCCTATGGCGAGTCGCTGATCGAGCACGCACGCCGGATCGAGGCCCAACTGGATACTGCGCGCGACGACCTGCAGGCCATGCGCGACGGCGGCAGCGGGATTGTGGTGGTGGGTACGTCGGGCGCGTCGTCGGCGGATACCGTGCCGCTGGCAGCGCTGCATTTGCTGCAGCAGATGCCCCGCGCCAGCGTGCGGCTGGTGGAAACGACCATGGACCGGCTGATGAGCCAGCTGGCACACAGCGAGCTGGATATCGTGGTGGGACGCTCCGCCCCCGAACTGCAGGACGCGCACATGCGCACCGAATCGCTCTACATGGAGCCGATCCACTTCGTCGCCCGGCCCCGCCATCCGCTGCTGCAGGGCGCTGGCATCGGCTGGGACGACCTGTATCGCCACCGCTGGGTGGTGTGGCCGCGCGGCACGCCCATCCGCAACGCGCTGGAAGGCGCGCTGGCCAGCGCCGAGCGTGCCCTGCCGGCCGATTGCGTGGAGAGCAATTCCACCGTGCTGAATCTCACGCTACTCAACAACAGCGACATGATCGGCCTGGCCTCGCACCGCACCGCGCGCCGGCTGGAAGAGCTGGGCGCGCTGCGCATCGTGCCGCTGCGGCTGGCGGGGTTCGGCTCGGTGTCGATGTACTGGCGTGACGACGCGCAGTCGCGCGCGGCGGTCATGGCCATGCTGGATTGCCTGCGGCGGGCGGCGGGGGCACCGCAGGACTAG
- the gtdA gene encoding gentisate 1,2-dioxygenase, which produces MSEHTPDPARVAYYEEIGRSHMTPLWESLHALVPPQPRPQIVPAIWKYAQIRPLVMQAGGVISAEEAVRRVLVLENPGIPGKSSITSTLYAGLQLILPGEIAPSHRHTQSALRFIVEGKGAWTAVNGERTTMHPGDFIITPSWTWHDHGNPAVEDGGEPVVWLDGLDIPLVQQFDAGFAENYPEAQQPVTRVEGDSFARFGHNMVPVRHRVTDPTSPIFSYPYERSREALDQLYRNGELDAWDGVKLRYINPATGGWPMPTIATFMQYLPAGFQGKTYRSTDATIYSVVEGRGTVRIGDDQFQFEPRDIFVAPSWAPVQLGALEDAVLFSYSDRPVLSAMNLLREART; this is translated from the coding sequence ATGTCCGAACACACCCCAGACCCGGCCCGCGTGGCCTATTACGAAGAAATCGGCCGCAGCCACATGACCCCGCTGTGGGAGTCGCTGCACGCGCTGGTGCCGCCGCAACCGCGGCCGCAGATCGTTCCCGCCATCTGGAAGTACGCCCAGATCCGCCCGCTGGTCATGCAGGCCGGCGGCGTCATCAGCGCCGAGGAAGCGGTGCGCCGCGTGCTGGTGCTGGAGAACCCGGGGATCCCGGGCAAGTCGAGCATCACCTCCACGCTGTACGCCGGCCTGCAGCTGATCCTGCCGGGCGAAATCGCGCCCAGCCACCGCCATACCCAGTCCGCGCTGCGCTTTATCGTCGAAGGCAAGGGCGCCTGGACCGCGGTCAACGGCGAGCGCACCACCATGCACCCCGGCGACTTCATCATCACGCCGTCGTGGACCTGGCATGACCATGGCAACCCTGCCGTCGAGGACGGCGGCGAGCCGGTGGTGTGGCTGGACGGGCTGGATATCCCGCTGGTGCAGCAGTTCGATGCCGGCTTTGCCGAGAACTACCCGGAAGCCCAGCAGCCCGTGACCCGCGTCGAGGGCGACAGCTTTGCCCGCTTCGGCCACAACATGGTGCCGGTGCGGCACCGCGTGACCGATCCCACTTCACCGATTTTCAGCTACCCGTACGAGCGTTCGCGCGAGGCGCTGGACCAGCTCTACCGCAACGGCGAGCTCGATGCCTGGGACGGCGTCAAGCTGCGCTATATCAACCCGGCCACCGGCGGCTGGCCGATGCCGACCATCGCCACCTTCATGCAGTACCTGCCGGCGGGCTTCCAGGGCAAGACCTACCGCAGCACCGACGCCACCATCTACAGCGTGGTGGAAGGGCGCGGCACGGTGCGCATCGGCGACGACCAGTTCCAGTTCGAGCCGCGCGATATTTTCGTGGCCCCGTCGTGGGCGCCGGTGCAACTGGGCGCGCTGGAAGACGCGGTGCTGTTCAGCTATTCCGACCGGCCCGTGCTGTCCGCGATGAACCTGCTACGCGAAGCGCGCACCTGA
- a CDS encoding fumarylacetoacetate hydrolase family protein, whose product MSYVFTPPATVSIPVAGSDDQFAVRRVYCVGRNYAAHAREMGFDPDREPPFFFCKPADAIVPVQAGTTLDLPYPAQTQNYHYEAELVTVIGKAGSDIPVEQALEHVWGYAVGLDMTRRDLQMKMREMGRPWEIGKAFDASAPVAPIHRASEIGHPQQAGIWLTVNGETKQRSDVSHLIWSVAETVAYLSQFFRLEPGDVIFTGTPEGVGAVKAGETMVTGVDGLGELTVRVV is encoded by the coding sequence ATGTCCTACGTCTTCACGCCCCCCGCCACCGTTTCCATCCCCGTTGCCGGCAGCGACGACCAGTTCGCCGTGCGCCGCGTCTACTGCGTGGGCCGCAACTACGCCGCCCATGCGCGCGAGATGGGCTTCGATCCCGACCGCGAGCCGCCGTTCTTCTTCTGCAAGCCGGCCGACGCGATCGTCCCGGTGCAGGCCGGCACCACGCTGGACCTGCCTTATCCGGCGCAGACGCAGAACTACCACTACGAGGCCGAACTGGTGACCGTGATCGGCAAGGCCGGTTCGGATATCCCGGTCGAACAGGCACTCGAACACGTGTGGGGCTATGCCGTCGGCCTCGACATGACCCGCCGCGACCTGCAGATGAAGATGCGCGAGATGGGCCGCCCCTGGGAAATCGGCAAGGCCTTCGATGCCTCGGCGCCGGTGGCGCCGATCCACCGTGCCAGCGAGATCGGGCACCCGCAGCAGGCCGGCATCTGGCTGACCGTCAACGGTGAAACGAAGCAGCGCAGCGACGTGTCGCACCTGATCTGGTCGGTGGCCGAGACGGTGGCCTACCTGTCGCAGTTCTTCCGCCTGGAGCCGGGCGATGTGATCTTCACCGGCACGCCGGAAGGCGTTGGCGCGGTCAAGGCCGGCGAGACCATGGTCACGGGCGTGGACGGCCTCGGCGAGCTGACCGTGCGCGTGGTCTGA
- the maiA gene encoding maleylacetoacetate isomerase, giving the protein MQLYSFFNSSTSYRVRIALALKGLPYDYLPVNIRTGQHRAPEYVESINPSATVPALVDGSLALGQSFAIIDYLDALHPEPRLLPQDPVQRARVLELATLIGCDIHPVNNLRMLRYLQDVLKVTPEQKDAWYRHWVDEGMAGVERLLALHGHGRWCFGDAPTLADVALVPQVANALRMGCDLGRYERAMAVYAHASAHPAFAQAAPGRQPDHTA; this is encoded by the coding sequence ATGCAGCTCTATAGTTTCTTCAACAGCTCGACGTCCTACCGGGTGCGCATCGCGCTGGCCCTCAAAGGCCTGCCGTACGACTACCTGCCGGTCAATATCCGCACCGGCCAGCACCGCGCGCCGGAGTATGTCGAAAGCATCAACCCGTCCGCGACCGTGCCCGCGCTGGTGGATGGCAGTCTTGCGCTCGGGCAGTCGTTCGCGATCATCGACTACCTGGATGCGCTCCATCCCGAACCGCGCCTGCTCCCGCAAGACCCGGTGCAGCGAGCGCGGGTGCTGGAACTGGCCACGCTGATCGGCTGCGACATTCACCCAGTCAACAACCTGCGCATGCTGCGCTACCTGCAGGATGTGCTGAAGGTCACGCCCGAGCAGAAGGATGCCTGGTACCGCCACTGGGTCGATGAAGGCATGGCCGGCGTGGAGCGCCTGCTGGCGCTGCACGGACATGGCAGGTGGTGCTTCGGCGATGCGCCGACGCTCGCTGACGTCGCGCTGGTGCCGCAGGTTGCCAACGCCCTGCGCATGGGCTGCGACCTGGGCCGGTACGAGCGCGCGATGGCGGTCTACGCCCACGCCAGCGCCCATCCCGCCTTTGCCCAGGCGGCGCCCGGGCGCCAGCCCGACCATACCGCCTGA
- a CDS encoding 3-hydroxybenzoate 6-monooxygenase, protein MSSTNNATGKVLIIGGGIGGLAAALALARQGIRIELLEQAEQIGEIGAGIQLAANAFAALDALGVGEAARSRAVFTDYLSLRDAIDTSEIARVDVGQAYRERFGNPYAVIHRADIHLSILEAVQDHPLITFRTSTRVEQLLQDDKGVTVIDQHGEHHHGDAVIGCDGVKSAIRQALIGDEPRVTGHVVYRAVVDVADMPQDLQVNAPVVWAGPHCHLVHYPLRGGQQYNLVVTFHSREEETWGVRDGSKAEVLSYFDGIHPLPHQMLDRPTSWKRWATADRDPVERWSFGRATILGDAAHPMTQYVAQGACQALEDAVTLGEAVKVAGGDFEAAFKLYEQARIPRTARVLYAARDMGRVYHAKGVDRLVRNSLWTGRTQAQFYDALQWLHGWRADKCLSPTPWL, encoded by the coding sequence ATGAGCAGTACCAACAACGCGACCGGCAAGGTCCTCATCATCGGCGGCGGCATCGGCGGCCTGGCCGCGGCGCTGGCGCTGGCACGCCAGGGCATCCGCATCGAACTGCTGGAGCAGGCCGAGCAGATCGGCGAGATCGGCGCGGGCATCCAGCTGGCCGCCAACGCCTTTGCTGCGCTCGACGCGCTCGGCGTCGGCGAGGCCGCACGCAGCCGCGCGGTCTTTACCGACTACCTCAGCCTGCGCGATGCGATCGACACCAGCGAGATCGCCCGGGTCGATGTGGGCCAGGCCTACCGCGAGCGCTTCGGCAACCCGTATGCGGTGATCCATCGCGCCGATATCCACCTGTCGATCCTGGAGGCGGTGCAGGACCATCCGCTGATCACGTTCCGCACCAGCACGCGCGTAGAGCAGTTGCTGCAGGACGACAAGGGCGTGACCGTGATCGACCAGCACGGCGAGCATCACCATGGCGACGCGGTGATCGGCTGCGACGGCGTCAAGTCCGCCATCCGCCAGGCATTGATCGGCGATGAGCCCCGCGTCACCGGCCATGTGGTCTACCGCGCCGTGGTCGATGTCGCCGACATGCCGCAGGACCTGCAGGTCAACGCACCAGTGGTGTGGGCCGGCCCGCATTGCCACCTGGTCCACTACCCGCTGCGCGGCGGCCAGCAGTACAACCTGGTGGTGACCTTCCACAGCCGCGAGGAGGAGACCTGGGGCGTGCGCGACGGCAGCAAGGCAGAGGTGCTGTCGTACTTCGACGGCATCCACCCGCTGCCGCACCAGATGCTGGACCGCCCGACCTCGTGGAAGCGCTGGGCCACCGCCGACCGCGATCCGGTCGAGCGCTGGAGCTTCGGCCGCGCCACCATCCTCGGCGACGCCGCGCACCCGATGACGCAGTACGTGGCGCAGGGCGCCTGCCAGGCACTGGAAGATGCGGTCACGCTGGGTGAAGCGGTGAAGGTGGCCGGCGGTGATTTCGAAGCGGCATTCAAGCTTTACGAGCAGGCCCGCATCCCGCGCACCGCCCGCGTGCTCTACGCCGCGCGCGACATGGGCCGCGTCTATCACGCCAAGGGCGTGGACCGGCTGGTGCGCAACAGCCTGTGGACCGGCCGCACGCAGGCGCAGTTCTACGACGCGCTGCAGTGGCTGCATGGCTGGCGTGCCGACAAGTGCCTGAGCCCCACGCCGTGGCTGTAA
- a CDS encoding MFS transporter, whose translation MPASQPLNATAFIDRQPLSAFQVSIVVLCFLIVAVDGFDTAAIGFIAPAIRAEWQLTPAQLAPLFGAGLGGLMVGAFLFGPLADRFGRKGVLVLSVLFFGAASLASAWSHDLWTLVLLRFLTGLGLGGAMPNAITLTSEFCPEKRRSFLVTTMFCGFTLGSAFGGLASAGLIDAFGWRSVLVAGGVMPLMLAALLQWLLPESVRYLVLAGKQRERIVATLQKIAPQADLRDATFVVGEQRSTSSPVRHLFRPELLRGTLLFWLTFFMSLLVIYLLSSWLPTLLRTAGHSLRTAALVTTMFQIGGTIGAIALGWLMDRINPHYVLASSYALAALGIAAVGSVASEPVAAGMAVFLAGFCISGSQVGANALSASFYPTDCRATGVSWANGVGRMGSVVGSVGGATMLSMGLGMPALFALIGVPALVAGLSMFSLGMVRRQGAVERLAV comes from the coding sequence ATGCCTGCCAGCCAACCCCTGAACGCCACCGCGTTCATCGACCGCCAGCCGCTGTCGGCGTTCCAGGTGAGCATCGTCGTGCTTTGCTTCCTGATCGTTGCGGTCGATGGTTTCGATACCGCGGCGATCGGCTTCATCGCACCAGCCATCCGCGCGGAATGGCAGCTGACGCCGGCCCAGCTGGCGCCGCTGTTCGGCGCCGGGCTCGGCGGCCTGATGGTCGGCGCCTTCCTCTTCGGCCCACTGGCCGACCGCTTCGGCCGCAAGGGCGTGCTGGTGCTGTCGGTGCTGTTCTTCGGTGCCGCCAGCCTGGCCTCGGCCTGGTCGCATGACCTGTGGACGCTGGTGCTGCTGCGCTTCCTGACTGGCCTGGGCCTGGGTGGGGCCATGCCCAACGCCATCACGCTGACCTCGGAGTTCTGTCCGGAAAAGCGGCGCTCGTTCCTGGTCACGACCATGTTTTGCGGCTTCACGCTGGGCTCGGCTTTCGGCGGACTGGCTTCGGCCGGGCTGATCGACGCCTTTGGCTGGCGCTCGGTGTTGGTGGCCGGCGGGGTCATGCCGCTGATGCTGGCGGCGCTGCTGCAGTGGCTGCTGCCGGAATCGGTGCGCTACCTCGTGCTGGCCGGCAAGCAGCGCGAACGCATCGTCGCCACGCTGCAGAAGATCGCGCCGCAAGCCGACCTGCGCGACGCCACCTTCGTGGTCGGCGAACAGCGCAGCACCAGCTCGCCCGTGCGGCACCTGTTCCGGCCCGAACTGCTGCGGGGCACGCTGCTGTTCTGGCTGACGTTCTTCATGAGCCTGCTGGTGATCTACCTGCTGTCCAGCTGGCTGCCGACGCTGCTGCGCACTGCCGGCCATTCGTTGCGCACGGCCGCGCTGGTGACAACCATGTTCCAGATCGGCGGGACGATAGGGGCGATTGCGCTGGGCTGGCTGATGGACCGGATCAATCCGCACTATGTGCTGGCATCCAGCTATGCGCTGGCGGCGCTTGGCATTGCGGCGGTGGGCAGCGTTGCTTCCGAGCCGGTGGCCGCGGGCATGGCGGTGTTCCTGGCGGGCTTCTGCATCTCAGGGTCGCAGGTGGGTGCGAATGCGCTGTCCGCCAGCTTCTATCCGACGGACTGCCGTGCCACAGGCGTGAGCTGGGCCAACGGCGTGGGCCGGATGGGCTCGGTGGTGGGGTCGGTCGGCGGGGCGACCATGTTGTCGATGGGCCTGGGCATGCCGGCGTTGTTTGCGTTGATTGGCGTGCCGGCGCTGGTCGCGGGGTTGTCGATGTTCTCGTTGGGGATGGTCAGGCGTCAGGGCGCGGTGGAGCGCCTGGCAGTCTGA
- a CDS encoding cysteine hydrolase family protein produces the protein MNHPTIRTMAGAPAPTAIEAASSALLVIDFQNEYFSGKMPIPDGARALGNAQRLIAHADAAGIPVVHIQHVTPAGSPIFAEQSASVKFHSDLQPAAHHTVLQKTSVSVFPTTDLDQRLKAAGIKTLIITGLMTHACVSGAARDAVPLGYGVIVAEDACATRDLDTAGGVVPHRDLHRAALATIDDTFGDILTTEQVLKLPIA, from the coding sequence ATGAACCACCCGACGATTCGCACCATGGCCGGCGCACCGGCCCCCACCGCTATCGAAGCCGCCAGCAGCGCCTTGCTGGTGATCGATTTCCAGAATGAGTACTTCAGCGGCAAGATGCCGATTCCGGACGGCGCGCGCGCCCTGGGCAATGCGCAACGCCTGATCGCTCACGCGGATGCGGCAGGGATTCCTGTTGTCCACATCCAGCATGTGACGCCCGCGGGCAGCCCCATCTTTGCGGAACAGAGCGCCAGCGTGAAGTTCCACAGCGACCTGCAACCGGCCGCGCATCACACGGTATTGCAGAAGACCTCGGTCAGCGTGTTCCCGACGACCGACCTGGACCAGCGCCTCAAGGCCGCCGGCATCAAGACCCTGATCATCACGGGCCTGATGACCCATGCCTGCGTGTCGGGCGCGGCGCGCGATGCGGTGCCGCTCGGATACGGCGTGATCGTGGCGGAGGATGCCTGCGCAACGCGCGACCTGGATACCGCCGGCGGCGTGGTGCCGCACCGGGACCTGCACCGGGCCGCGCTTGCCACCATCGACGACACCTTCGGCGATATCCTGACGACCGAGCAGGTGTTGAAACTGCCGATCGCCTGA
- a CDS encoding GlxA family transcriptional regulator: protein MHTVAVIAFEGISPFHLSVPCIVFGDDLARLGVPRYRLIICGEKTGLIPTMSGFGIEVGHDLSVLAEADTVIMPAWRDPAERPPQALVEALQTASVRGARIAGLCLGTFVVAEAGLLDGRTAATHWAWADDFANRYPKVRLDRNSLYIDDGDILTSAGTAAALDCCLHLLRRDHGAEVANRVARRMVVAPHRHGGQAQYIEQPLPRMDGADKLSTTLDWAIENLDQALALDTLAERAGMSRRNFTRRFKAKTGTTVTQWVLNHRLAAAQRLLETTDKGVDLIAELVGFGSAVSFRQHFTQAFAVSPSAYRKQFGGAVLPD, encoded by the coding sequence ATGCATACCGTCGCGGTGATCGCCTTCGAAGGCATCAGCCCCTTCCACCTGTCCGTGCCCTGTATCGTGTTTGGCGACGATCTTGCCCGGCTGGGCGTGCCGCGCTACCGGCTGATCATCTGCGGCGAGAAGACCGGGCTGATTCCAACCATGTCCGGTTTCGGGATCGAGGTCGGGCACGACCTTTCGGTGCTGGCCGAGGCGGATACGGTCATCATGCCGGCCTGGCGCGACCCTGCGGAGCGCCCGCCCCAGGCCCTGGTGGAAGCGCTGCAAACCGCCAGCGTGCGGGGCGCGCGGATTGCCGGCCTTTGCCTGGGTACGTTCGTGGTCGCCGAGGCGGGTTTGCTGGACGGGCGCACGGCGGCCACGCATTGGGCCTGGGCCGATGACTTTGCGAACCGGTATCCGAAGGTCAGGCTCGATCGCAACTCCCTGTATATCGACGATGGCGACATCCTGACCTCGGCCGGGACGGCGGCCGCCCTGGATTGCTGCCTGCACCTGCTGCGCCGCGACCATGGCGCGGAGGTCGCCAACCGGGTGGCCCGCCGCATGGTCGTTGCCCCGCACCGGCATGGCGGCCAGGCCCAGTACATCGAACAGCCGCTGCCCCGGATGGATGGCGCGGACAAGCTCAGCACGACCCTGGACTGGGCCATCGAGAACCTGGACCAGGCGCTGGCACTGGACACGCTGGCGGAGAGGGCCGGGATGAGCCGGCGCAACTTCACCAGGCGCTTCAAGGCGAAGACTGGCACAACGGTGACGCAGTGGGTGCTGAACCACAGGCTGGCGGCGGCGCAGCGCCTGCTGGAGACGACGGACAAGGGGGTCGACCTCATCGCCGAGCTGGTAGGGTTTGGATCCGCCGTTTCGTTTCGGCAGCACTTCACCCAGGCCTTCGCCGTTTCTCCGTCTGCCTACCGCAAGCAGTTTGGCGGTGCGGTGCTGCCGGATTGA